One Strix uralensis isolate ZFMK-TIS-50842 chromosome 9, bStrUra1, whole genome shotgun sequence DNA segment encodes these proteins:
- the TBL1XR1 gene encoding F-box-like/WD repeat-containing protein TBL1XR1 isoform X2, giving the protein MPDVVQTRQQAYRDKLAQQQAAAAAAAAATNQQGSAKNGENTANGEENGAHTIANNHTDMMEVDGDVEIPPNKAVVLRGHESEVFICAWNPVSDLLASGSGDSTARIWNLSENSTSGSTQLVLRHCIREGGQDVPSNKDVTSLDWNSEGTLLATGSYDGFARIWTKDGNLASTLGQHKGPIFALKWNKKGNFILSAGVDKTTIIWDAHTGEAKQQFPFHSAPALDVDWQSNNTFASCSTDMCIHVCKLGQDRPIKTFQGHTNEVNAIKWDPTGNLLASCSDDMTLKIWSMKQDSCVHDLQAHNKEIYTIKWSPTGPGTNNPNANLMLASASFDSTVRLWDVDRGICIHTLTKHQEPVYSVAFSPDGRYLASGSFDKCVHIWNTQTGALVHSYRGTGGIFEVCWNAAGDKVGASASDGSVCVLDLRK; this is encoded by the exons aaaaaatggagaaaatactgcAAATGGAGAAGAGAATGGAGCACATACTATAGCAA ATAATCACACAGATATGATGGAAGTAGATGGAGATGTTGAAATCCCTCCGAACAAGGCAGTGGTGCTGCGTGGCCATGAATCTGAAGTATTCATCTGTGCCTGGAATCCCGTCAGTGACCTTTTGGCCTCAGG ATCTGGAGATTCGACAGCACGGATATGGAACCTCAGTGAAAACAGCACGAGCGGCTCCACGCAGCTGGTACTTCGGCACTGTATACGAGAAGGAGGGCAGGATGTACCCAGCAACAAAGATGTGACATCACTGGATTGGAAC AGTGAAGGTACACTTCTAGCAACTGGGTCTTACGATGGCTTTGCAAGGATATGGACTAAAGATG GTAATCTTGCCAGCACCTTAGGGCAACATAAAGGTCCTATATTTGCGTTAAAATGGAACAAGAAAGGAAACTTCATTTTAAGTGCAGGAGTGGACAAG ACCACAATTATTTGGGATGCCCACACTGGTGAAGCCAAGCAGCAGTTTCCTTTTCATTCTG cacCAGCATTAGATGTTGATTGGCAGAGTAACAACACATTTGCCTCTTGCAGTACAGACATGTGTATTCATGTCTGTAAACTAGGACAAGATAGACCCATCAAAACCTTCCAGGGTCACACA AATGAAGTAAACGCAATCAAATGGGATCCAACTGGTAATCTTCTGGCGTCCTGCTCTGATGATATGACTCTAAAG ATCTGGAGTATGAAACAAGACAGTTGTGTCCATGATTTACAAGCACACAACAAAGAAATTTATACTATCAAATGGAGTCCTACAGGACCAGGAACAAATAATCCAAATGCCAATCTTATGTTAGCAAG TGCATCCTTTGATTCTACTGTTAGGTTATGGGATGTAGACAGAGGAATTTGTATTCATACTCTGACAAAACATCAAGAACCTGTGTACAGTGTAGCTTTCAGTCCTGATGGCAGGTACCTGGCCAGTGGCTCCTTTGATAAATGTGTACACATCTGGAATACACAG ACAGGTGCCCTAGTTCACAGTTATCGGGGAACAGGAGGGATTTTTGAGGTTTGCTGGAATGCAGCAGGAGACAAAGTTGGAGCAAGTGCTTCAGATGGTTCA gttTGTGTATTAGACCTACGGAAATAG